The Tursiops truncatus isolate mTurTru1 chromosome 9, mTurTru1.mat.Y, whole genome shotgun sequence DNA segment ttttctctttagcaGAATTTTTCCTCACTTAGcaagaaaaatgagattaaaatgtgtctgtttttcatttctgttgttctgtgtttGTAAACATAGATTATGAACACTTTAGGCACatagaacaagaaaataaatcttaatcCTTTATCTCAATTGCTATTATCTCAACACCAATATTTATTGCCTCTAAAATTTATAGGCAATAAGTTTGAGTTTCATACTCAtgtttataaggaaaaaaattaaattcatacaGAAAATGATCGATATGTAAAATCAATTAAATGTAGTTAGAAATGTCATAAAtttgaaattcttatttaaatataaattagctGTAATTAgttatttgattaaaaatgtgACAAGACAAAATAGAACGTGTAAATCAAGATCAACAAAGTACATATACAGTTGGAGAAATTTTTAGTGTCATTATTATAATCAATCAAATATTATTTGCGCTAAAATTGAgatgtataaaattaaaataagcacACTGTGAACTATATTTACAGTATGGGTAAAAAATCAACATTGTTTGCttactgatttatgataaaaatcaggAACTTGGCTACAAAGGCAGAAATTCtcaagaatatttttccttttctgctcaatGGAGAAATCCAGTTCTTTTCTTAAGAAATTGCCCATTGAATTATTAAACTAAATCCAAACTAGTCAAAAGACAATATCAGTAAAGCATTAGTGTTTCAGTTGAAGATCAAATTGGAAAGAGTTCTAACATTTATAATTTCAGTTGTTATATTAACAGTAAATGTATAATCAAGAACATTCCAGCATTTGAGTGACATCCTTTGCAAATTGTGATGGTTTTGTACATATCTTGACGTTATGTCTGCAGAAAACTCGGGAACCATAACTTTTAACATTACACTAATTATATATACTCTTTATTCAGCAGAAGTAAACACAGAAATATTTGAGCTTGAAAACAGTTCAGCAGCCCAACAGGGTAGACTCAAATTTGGGGGGAGACAATAAAAGTCAAAATATGGTGTCTTCTTAGTCATGCTTCAACTTCAAatgaaattccaaaataaaatgcgTTCTAGATGAACATTTTCTAAAGTGGAACAAAATTCTGTAAGTGCATTACTTGGtaaggtaaatataaaagcatttccaaaaataatatattttaacagaaatattGGAAGTATTGCTGTTTTACTTCTAAACTCAAGGCAGTGTTTTGGAGGTGCAACTTTAATATTGCCCTCCTCAAAAATCTGGAGTGGTTCAGATGTGACATTGAGAAGTTGTACAAAATTAGGAGAACTTCTTCACTTCAGAACTGAGCTTCAAAATAAGGAGAACTTCTTCACTTCAGAACTGAGCATGGGACCCACATTTGAAGCTCAAAATTCAACTTGATAGATTGTCAGATACAGATGGAGGTAGAGTCCCATTAATACAAGTAACtgtatattgtttttaaaatgataaccccctcctgacatttatttatttaggaattAAGATAAATATGGTGCATTCCAGAATCAGTTAAATGAAGAATGAGGTTCCACAGAGATGCAGAACATAAGAATGTATTAACCAGCCAAAGAGAGCGTGTTAACAAAACACAGGATAGGAAAGGGAAATAGCTTAGAAGTGACTAAAGATTCTTACCTGTCGAGAGACCATCAAAGTTACATGGTCTTCTCCCCCAACCCTACCACCCACTCTCATCCCCCTTAAAACAGGTTCCACTATGATAGAACAAAAGAGATTTAAGAAGATGAATTTGTTCTTGAATGTTCCAAGCATTGATATGGGGCAGTTTTAAGTCATATTCCAACTTAGCAAGTGGAGAAGGAACCAAAGCCAAGGTGCGAGCCAGCCTCTGTTTCTGAAcagctgtgactttgggcaggttatATAACCTCTTGAACATCTCTTCCCATTGAAAATAAGAGCAATAATGAGTACCTAGACATCTACTGTGGATGAAAGGCCATGATGAGAACTAATTCAATGGAAGCTTTTCTGCCTTTTACTATAAGCTAGGTTGTTCCAAACCACACAATATttatgtttctctaataattttcaattctattccattatcCCCTACAGATAGAAGCCTTGATGGAGACATGTCTCCCAAGCCCACTATATTTCTTCCTTCGATTGATGAAATAAACCTCCATGAGGCTGGAACACATCTTTGCCTTCTCGAGAAGTTTTTCCCTGATGTCATTAAGGTCTattggaaagaaaagaatggcaACAAAGTTCTGGAATCCCAGCAGGGAAATATCATCAAGACTAATGATACATACATGAAATTCAGCTGGCTGACCGTGACTAAAAATTCAATGGATAATGAACTCGTATGTATCGTCAAACACGAGAATAATAAAAGAGGAATTGATCAAGAGATTCTTTTCCCTTCAATTGAGAATAATAAAAGAGGAATTGATCAAGAGATTCTTTTCCCTTCAATTAACAAAGGTATGTGATTATAAAGAAACATAACCTCCCataattcttttttcaaagaaaataccCCACATTGACGATCAAGcattaatgaaaaacaaatataaattgttAAATGTTGTTACATTTAATGGTAGCATAAATGTCCTGCTATTTCCCcacaaaattaaaattgtattggctttgaagcataaaaaagaaaaaaatttactgaagctttttcagctcagttttatcatctgaaaTATAAAGGTCACAATGATGTATTTTAGGGTTGCTGTatagattaaatgaaacaacGCATGTCAAAGTACCTATCAATTTAGCACACAATAAATGCACAAAGAGAGATTCCATTTTTGATGACCTTACTTGATCAGGAAATAAGAACAATCAACACATCTTTCAAGAAGGTTCCACTCAGCAAGCAGAGTTCCTCTCACTTCACTCTTACTTTACTCAAAGTAAAACCCAGAAATAATGAGTTATTAAATGACAAAATGGTGTTCGTATGAGGAAGCCAGATCATGGCTCAACAAAATGTAGAATAATTACTGCTTCATGTTTATTATGGTCTTAGGTTTTTGAGGTTTGTGTTTTACCTACCACTTAAGCTAAAATTTTGTAATTGAAGATTGGGTGAGCCTTAAGTGTACAGActtactcccattttacataATGAATGTATTTCTTGCCATTGGTAAACGCCTCTCAAGAAACTTCTCTTGCAGCCCTAGCACGTGCCGGGCCTGGAGGGATGTGTGGATGAACACTCTCGGGTGAATTACTGTCCCAGGAGGATGCAGTACAGTAAAGAGAATATACACTTTTCCTAATcactcagggtctctcatgattCAGGCATGATGTCCCAAAGGAGACCTTTTGATGCAGATGTTGTGCATATCCACACAGTGTGGGCAGAGGGCTGGCTGTACCTTGGCCCTGGCAGTGGTCCTGTAACTCCCTGGACTCGGGACTTAATGACCTGAGTGTTCACCTAACAGACCAAAGGACCCAGAGTGCCCACCAGAAGAAACCATTTTGTTATCACTTCTTTTCTCTGTGGTTAGGAAAACTTTTTAAGCAGTGGCAACCAAGCATAAAACAAAACTGTGCAGAGATTTTGGTGTGTAGCAGTCTGAATTTCTGAAGCAAGTTTTTATCTTCTCAGATCGTGAGTTCATCCAATGATCAAATTACATCCGAGCACTTGCCTTGGCTTTGTCCTGGGGCTGCGATGAAGAGCAAATGAAATAACGTCAGTGAAAATGCTTGCTTTCCAAACCATAACACTGATgtatttattcatgcattcatcaTATTTATTGATATGCTTTTCTCAAACTAACTAGAGTAAGATTACAAAAACAACcctaattttctatttctacagcTAAGAAACAGAGGGGAAGCAAATACGCAAAGTGTAAGTTTAACATAACCTTGGGCTTAAAGGTCTTATTAGGTTTTGATTTTGCTAGTGatcagggaaaaacaaaatgataagtTCCATGGTGATGACGATCATAAAGGAGAGAAGTTCCAGTTCATAATGTGTTTTACTTGGCActccatttctgaaataaatgtcTTCCATGGGCTTCTCAGTGTAACATAGCAAATGAGGGCATTTCTGTCAATGTCATTCTACACTAAACTCCTAATGCTGTTTCATAGAAGTTTTTGTTGGTGGTTCTTTTTGCTGTcttaatgaaagataaaaatataacatgGAAGCACAAATCAGTGAAGTGATCTTGAAGGCTCATAAAAGTAATCTGGTCCAAGTTCTTGATTGAGAAAGAGAACTTAGGATATTCACACaaattttatgatgaaaactttTTATGCTATTGTTTTTACCTCAATCAATGCATGGtgataagtgatttttatttatcttataataaataaattcactgaaaggaaaagaaagaggtttTTAAGACATATTAATGTCAGTTCTTAAGTATATTTTAACATCTAACAAGAGTGTACTAACATTTTCCTTCTTGGAATTTACCCCAAAGTCTACACAGGTTTACCCTCTACCTGAAAGTAGAttgttcctatgaaacctttcctAAGATGAAAGGCATAAAGCGAAGAAGCAATCATCTTAAGACAGATCTTGCTAACAGATGCGCAAAGTAAATGGAGATAaggcacagatgctcacagataACAGTTCAGAGCTATGGCAGCTTGATGCTGAAATGCTGAGTGTAGTCCCTTGGCGATGCTGTTCTTGTTGCTGGAGCGCCCGCTGCCTCTATCATGGCTGGCTGCaaaacaaacactaaatgctatttttgcttttaacctTTTCtcgtaaaagtgaaaatcctcttcagatttctttctgttagcaaaaacaggtactaatgtaggtctttcgtAAAAGCGAAGTGGCGTAAACTTTTGAAAAATAGGGGATACTTGTACCTTGAAGCCATTTTTTAGAGCAAACCAACTAAAGATCTCCCTGAACCATATCATAAACTAGAACCATATCATATGTACAAAAACACACCTAGGAGAAAAAGGATAAACCAAACAACCTCTGTGTCTCTGATTTCCTCCATCCAAcagtctattatttttttaaagaaattttgtttttgtatgaaTGTAGGAGAAAAAGGATAAACCAAACAACCTCAGTGTCTCTGATTTCCTCCATCCAAcagtctattattttttttaagaaattttgtttttgtatgaatgtttgccttttttttttcattgtagatAAATACACCTTTCACCTCAGGTTTTCATATTAACTAGAAATATGAtttggtctctctctctgtcctggaAAGAATTGAACTGAAATGCTGAGCTCCTGTAATAAATACTTCATTTGTTAAGAATAATTAAGATCTCTGGAAAAGAAGATGTTTTCAGTGTCCACCATGGTGGAATTATGTTGTCTCTCTATagattaatttctctttatttctatgGATTATTTTTTACAAAGTACTTCCCACCTactctatctcatttaatcccccatGACCATCCTTTGAATGCACTCTGTCGTCACTGATATGACTTATCCTCTAAACTTTATTCCTCTTTTGTACCGTGCAATACCCCCAAATACAACTCACTCCAGTGTCACTGGGGAGTTAAAGGAGATAGTGCATATGAAGTATTTAAGCAAGTACCTGGCACAGTAATAATCACTCGCTAGCTATTAGCCTCATTTATATTGTTATCCTGATGTCCACAAACTCCACAACTGCAGAAAATCACATACATGAGTTGGGGATACTGGGGGTATGTGTGATCTGGAAaggtttcacttcttttttttttggatgggaaATTTACCTAAGCCAGACTCCTTCAAACATGAGATTCTGTTGTAGATTCTGGGATTGGATGCATCCGTTTGGGGAGCATCCCTTCACGTCAGCAGTGGGCGCTGAAGATGTAGAGCAGCCGCTTTTTCTGAAGATTTGTCGTTTGACAGTATTTCCTGAACGCTTTGGGGTGTAGGAGATGCGAACACAGAAGGAAACCAAGATGGTCTTGGATATTACCCTCCAGttgtaataaagaaaaacaaaaatgtacccTTCATGAACTTGAACGTCctcagatacagaaaacaatataTGCACTAGATCTACTGAATTACATTGAACCAGACCATCTATTCCCGGATTGTAGGcatcttatttttaatgattctCTCCTCTCTCGGCAGATTCTATCAGTCTGTCTatccagagacacacacagagatgcaCACTGTCAAATAATGGATATAAACAATTCACTAATACTTGCTCTTATTTCTTGTAGAGGTCACTACACATGCCTGCGTGAAAAAAGGAAGTGGTAAGTTTTTGTCTAGGTTTGCCTTTATGTCAGGCTGCagcacatttttttcctctggataaACTGAACTTTTGAACTTCCTTGGTTTAAGGGAGAAAAACCAGAATGTCTGGATGCTGCAGAAATAGACTGAGTGATAGTTTAAGTAAATCTATCATCATTTCCTAGGAGTCACCTTAACACAGTAAATGC contains these protein-coding regions:
- the TARP gene encoding T-cell receptor gamma alternate reading frame protein isoform X1 is translated as MKMFDPRLKFAITDRSLDGDMSPKPTIFLPSIDEINLHEAGTHLCLLEKFFPDVIKVYWKEKNGNKVLESQQGNIIKTNDTYMKFSWLTVTKNSMDNELVCIVKHENNKRGIDQEILFPSIENNKRGIDQEILFPSINKEVTTHACVKKGSDSLQLQLTNTCACYTYLLLLLKSLVYFVIISFCVCRRTAVCGHGKSS
- the TARP gene encoding T-cell receptor gamma alternate reading frame protein isoform X2, which translates into the protein MSPKPTIFLPSIDEINLHEAGTHLCLLEKFFPDVIKVYWKEKNGNKVLESQQGNIIKTNDTYMKFSWLTVTKNSMDNELVCIVKHENNKRGIDQEILFPSIENNKRGIDQEILFPSINKEVTTHACVKKGSDSLQLQLTNTCACYTYLLLLLKSLVYFVIISFCVCRRTAVCGHGKSS